The following are from one region of the Vicugna pacos chromosome 9, VicPac4, whole genome shotgun sequence genome:
- the LOC102530835 gene encoding metallothionein-2A codes for MDPNCSCSTGGSCTCSGSCTCKDCRCTSCKKSCCSCCPVDCAKCAQGCICKGASDKCSCCA; via the exons ATGGACCCCAACTGCTCCTGCTCCACTG GCGGCTCCTGCACCTGCAGCGGCTCCTGCACATGCAAAGACTGCAGATGCACCTCCTGCAAGAAGA gttgctgctcctgctgccctgTGGACTGTGCCAAGTGCGCCCAGGGCTGCATCTGCAAAGGGGCGTCTGACAAGTGCAGCTGCTGCGCCTGA
- the LOC102531083 gene encoding metallothionein-1F — MDPNCSCSTGSSCTCAGSCTCKDCRCTSCKKSCCSCCPAGCAKCAQGCICKGASDKCSCCA, encoded by the exons atGGACCCCAACTGCTCCTGCTCCACTG GCAGCTCCTGCACCTGCGCTGGCTCCTGCACATGCAAAGACTGCAGATGCACCTCCTGCAAGAAGA gctgctgctcctgctgccccgCGGGCTGTGCCAAGTGCGCCCAGGGCTGCATCTGCAAAGGGGCGTCTGACAAGTGCAGCTGCTGTGCCTGA